A stretch of DNA from Candidatus Methanosuratincola sp.:
ATGTCCAAATCGAGTTCCTCTGAAGAGATCTCACCAGCCGTAAGATCAACGCGGAGTATTCTATTCATGTAACCGCCCAAGCGGTGGTCCTCCTGATGAATTAGGTGAGAGTCGGGGGCACACTTATATCTTTCCCGCTGCTGGTTATTTTTGCGGACGTGAAAACGGAGGATGATTCCCCAAGCGGTGGCCCATATGAGAGTGAAGGCGGAGTTCTTCGCCGACTTGAGGGAGAGGGTAGGCAGCCCGGCCATGGAGCTTCAGATTTCGGGCAGGACCGTGCTCGACCTGATAGAGGAGATCGACGCGCTCTCTGGCGGATCATTCATGATGCATGTTGTCGAGGGCGGCAGACTGAAGGACATGGTGAAGGTTTTGGTTAATGGCAGGGACGTGAGGGGGCTCAGGGAGCTGGACACCGAGCTCTCGGAGGGGGACGTCGTGTCATTCTTCCCTCCGGTAGCCGGCGGCTAGCGCTGCCCGTCCTCGCCAGGGACTGAGATCCTGCCGAAGAACCTCCAGAAGAGGGCGATGGACACTATGTAAAGGGCCCCGGCTGCAAAGAACGGCATGGAGAGCAGCCCCAGCCCGAACATCCAGGCGCCGACGACTGAACCGAAGGAGTCGGGGAGGCGCCAGAGTGCTGCGGTTATGCTTGAGGCCGCCCCCCCTCTCTTCGTTCGGGACGACCCCCATAAGCATCGACTGTGAGGGGGTGAAGACGTACACATCATGAAGCATCTTGTGGTATAGACAACGCATGCAATGGCGAAGCTTGGGGAGGGGGGTGCCAAACATGAAGATGGTGGAGAGCCCCTGGGTCAGCACGATCGCCTTCACGGTCCCGAACCCCCTAGCCGTCCGGGGCGCGGCAAGGGTCGCGATGCCGATTAGGATGTCCGAGACGCCTATGATGGGCCCGCTGAGCGAATCAGGGATACCGTACTGGAGGTAGAACCAGCGGGCCATAAGGGGGACCACTAAACCAGCGCCGAAGGCAATTATCGCCCCAGCCAGGGTATGCCTCGCAAGGATCCCCTTCGACTTCAAGGAGACCATCTCCCTGAGAGACCCCTTCTTTAGGCCGACCTTTGACTCCCTCACCTTGAGAAGGAATGCGGTCGATGACATGCTCAGGACGGAGAGCAGCACATAGAGTGCAGAGTGCGCCTCTGCGTCGCTAAGGCCGAGGCCCTCGAAAACGACCACGAGAGTTATGGAAAAGCCGCCTATGCCCAGCGCGATGCGGTCGGGCCGTCTTTGGAAAAGGGCGGGAAAAGGGCAGGAATAGGGCAGGAAAAGGGCAACAATTTATCAGACCAGTATTGAGTTTTTATCCGAGTGGTTTCGTTGAAGGGTAGGGTTGCGGAGGATTACAATGCAACTGCAGGCATCTACGACATGAGGTATAGGGATGAGCAGCAGCTCAAGATAGGCTTTCTCCTGAACAGGGTCAGGCTGAAGGAAGGCGACATTGTGGTAGACGCCGGGTGTGGCACGGGGCTGCTCCTCGAAGCGGTCTCAGCGAGGGAAAAGGCCTGGCTGGTCGGGCTGGACAGCTCGATAGGGATGCTCCGAGAGGCAAGGCGGAAAAATACAGGTGCAGACCTGGTGCTGGGGGACATCGAAAACATGCCCTTCAGGGACTGCGTGGCAGATGCCGTCTTCTCTATCAGCGTGATCCAGCTCGCAGAGGACCCTACCCGCGCGGTCGATGAGATCAGGAGGGTCGCGAAGGCAGGGGGGGCGATAGCAATAAGCTACCTCAGCAAGGCAGGGCTGCCGCCCCCGGAGGTCAAGGGTTTGACGGTGATGGTGCATTCATCGGAGACGATGAAAGACGTCTTCATCACGGGCTTCAGGGATTTTGATTGACCGATCTTCTGCGGGGCACAGAAAAGGTTTTTATAACGAGTCCTATTCACGGTAAGGATGGTGTATCGATAAAATGCCTAGCGAGCCGATAAGACTACTCAACAAGTCCCTGCATAGCCAGATTCTTGTGAAGCTCAAGGACGGGCACGAGTACGTCGGGACCCTGGAGAAATATGACCCAACGATGAACCTGATAATGAGTGATGCTGTCGAGGCGTCTGACGATTCGAGCGAGCCGATAGCCAAGTATGGCAAGATCCTGGTAAGGGGAAACAACATACTGTACATAAAGACCTCGAGGCCGCAGTAGCCTCAACTCGTCCCCTAACCCAGCCAGCAGTAACCTTACCTTCAGAGAGGGCGGATAGGGATTGTCATCGGTAATGCTTTATGAAGAGACGATAACATGGAAGTTCATTATTGTGCTGGTCGTGGGGGTCCTAGGATTCGCAGTCGGAGCGATGATCTTTGCATACTCAAATGAACCTATTGATGACCCGGCTGTGCCGATTTCGATCCTCGCCGTGGTGGCAATCGGGATTGCAGTCACCCTGAACTTCAGCAGGCTGTCCATAAGGGCCACGCTTGAAGGCATCTCAATCGGGTTCGGCAGGATCAGGACATCGTTCAGATGGGAGCAGATAGAGGACTGTTATATGGACAGGGCTTCCGCATTAAGGTACGGCGGATTCGGGATAAGGGGAGGCAGGTTCGAAGGGAAGAACAGAATTGTCTACAACATTACAAACGCCCCGAGACTCGTCCTCAGGGTAAAAGGTGCCAAGTATGATGAGTTCGTCTTTTCAACCAAGAAACCAGACGAGCTCATGAGGGTGATCAAGAGCCAGATCGCCAAGCCACCGCTTTCCAACTTCTAAGGAACCTGCTGCGCCTGAAGGGCAAAAAATTATTCTGGGTTATTGAAAGTGTGGCAAGGCTTACCAGAAAGCAATATTAGTAAGTAGATCGTGCTAACCTTTAAAGTGATGATGGAGGGCTATGTTTGAGTCCAAGAAACATTGTGATAGAAGCGCTCCAGCAGCAGCCTGTAGAGTCGCACAGCGTCGAGTTCGTCGAGAGGAAAGGCCTCGGGCACCCGGACTACATCGCAGACAGCCTGTCTGAGGAGTTTAGCCTCGAGCTCTGCAGGGAGTACCAGAAGAGGTTCGGCGCAATACTGCACCACAACGTCGACAAGGTGCTCCTCGTCGGCGGGCAGTCGAACCCCAAGTTCGGCGGAGGCGAGGTGATCACGCCGATTTTCATAATGATGTCGGGAAGGGCGACCAGCGAGGTGAACACCAATGGCGGGGTGGAGTACATCCCGGTAGGGAGGATAGCCCTCCAGGCAGCCAAGAGCTGGATAAGGAACAACCTCCCCCACCTCGACGTGGATCATCACGTTATAATCGACCACAAGATAGGAAAGGGGTCTGCCGACCTCGTATGCACGTTCAACACGAGGTACGGCAAGATATGCTCGAACGACACCTCCTTCGGAGTCGGGTACGCGCCCTTCGACACGCTCGAGAGGCTTGTCTTCGACACCGAGAGGTTCATCAACAGCCCGGCTACGAAGAAGAGGTTCCCCGAAGTCGGGGAGGACGTCAAGGTAATGGGCCTGAGGACCGGCAGTGAGATCAAGATAACCATTGCAGCGGCAACGATCTCCAAGAATGTCCCTGACCTCTCCCACTACATCTCGGTGAAGGAGGAGCTCAAGTCGGCGATAGAGGACTTCATCGCTAGGAAGTGCGACACGCCTGTCGAGGTCTACCTTAACAACGCCGATATGGCTGAGAAGGGGATAGTCTACCTTACAGTGACCGGTACCAGCGCCGAGATGGGTGACGACGGCGAGACTGGGAGGGGGAACAGGGCAAACGGGCTGATCACGCCTCAGAGGCCGATGTCGCTAGAGGCCGCAGCCGGCAAGAACCCGGTGAGCCACGTCGGCAAGATCTACAATGTGCTGGCGGGGAGGATAGCCGAGAGGATAGCCGAGATCAAGGGAGTTGACGAGGCATACGTCAAGATAGTCAGCCAGATCGGCAGGGCAATAGACGACCCTCACATGGCAAATGTCCAGCTGGTGATGGAGAGGGGATGCCCGGTGACGAGCAACATACAGGGCGAGATCATGGGGATCGTTGAGAGCTCCCTTGACTCGATAGGCGAGATCACAGAGGCGATACTTGAGAAGAGAGTGACCCTCTTCTGAGGGTTTCCTTCATCCTTTCTTTCTTGTACTCCTCGAACAGGGCCCTGATCCTGTCCGGGCGAGACTTCATCCCCTTTTCCATCGCAGAGGTCGCAGCCCGGATCATATTTTCGAGTGATTCCTTATCGATAACCAGCGTGTCGTCCACGATGAAGCCGTCACCGCTCCCCCTCACCACGAAGGGCACCCCGATCTCCCACAGCTTGGACTGATGACCTGCGCCCGGTGGCTCGTCGAGTATCAGGACCAAGTTGCCGAGAGGCCTGATTGCGGATTCGAGCTCGCTGTCCACCGCAGGCATCGACTCCAAGTAGA
This window harbors:
- a CDS encoding ubiquitin-like small modifier protein 1 is translated as MRVKAEFFADLRERVGSPAMELQISGRTVLDLIEEIDALSGGSFMMHVVEGGRLKDMVKVLVNGRDVRGLRELDTELSEGDVVSFFPPVAGG
- a CDS encoding methyltransferase domain-containing protein; its protein translation is MVSLKGRVAEDYNATAGIYDMRYRDEQQLKIGFLLNRVRLKEGDIVVDAGCGTGLLLEAVSAREKAWLVGLDSSIGMLREARRKNTGADLVLGDIENMPFRDCVADAVFSISVIQLAEDPTRAVDEIRRVAKAGGAIAISYLSKAGLPPPEVKGLTVMVHSSETMKDVFITGFRDFD
- a CDS encoding U6 snRNA-associated Sm-like protein LSm6 yields the protein MPSEPIRLLNKSLHSQILVKLKDGHEYVGTLEKYDPTMNLIMSDAVEASDDSSEPIAKYGKILVRGNNILYIKTSRPQ
- a CDS encoding methionine adenosyltransferase, with the translated sequence MSPRNIVIEALQQQPVESHSVEFVERKGLGHPDYIADSLSEEFSLELCREYQKRFGAILHHNVDKVLLVGGQSNPKFGGGEVITPIFIMMSGRATSEVNTNGGVEYIPVGRIALQAAKSWIRNNLPHLDVDHHVIIDHKIGKGSADLVCTFNTRYGKICSNDTSFGVGYAPFDTLERLVFDTERFINSPATKKRFPEVGEDVKVMGLRTGSEIKITIAAATISKNVPDLSHYISVKEELKSAIEDFIARKCDTPVEVYLNNADMAEKGIVYLTVTGTSAEMGDDGETGRGNRANGLITPQRPMSLEAAAGKNPVSHVGKIYNVLAGRIAERIAEIKGVDEAYVKIVSQIGRAIDDPHMANVQLVMERGCPVTSNIQGEIMGIVESSLDSIGEITEAILEKRVTLF